From a region of the Gordonia sp. PP30 genome:
- a CDS encoding TetR family transcriptional regulator yields the protein MDTTIELVDDRSFGSLSLREVARGAGIVPTAFYRHFASMEDVGVTLVEDSMRVLRRALREGRRDLATSGLPPARESLAILLRHVHADEAKFRFLIREQHGGVAEVRRAINTELRLFSRELAIDLARTPALASWEADDLEVAADLIVTIMMTAIAELLDGDGRPGAEKALVERTEKQMIMVILGMGQWRTR from the coding sequence CTGGACACCACGATCGAATTGGTGGACGACCGTTCATTCGGCAGTCTCTCGCTGCGCGAGGTGGCCCGCGGTGCGGGGATCGTGCCGACCGCCTTCTACCGTCACTTCGCGTCGATGGAGGACGTGGGAGTCACGCTGGTCGAGGACTCGATGCGGGTCCTGCGGCGGGCGCTGCGCGAGGGGCGGCGCGATCTGGCGACGAGTGGACTGCCTCCGGCGCGGGAATCGCTGGCGATCCTGCTGCGCCACGTCCACGCCGACGAGGCCAAATTCCGCTTCCTGATTCGCGAGCAGCACGGCGGCGTCGCCGAGGTGCGCCGCGCCATCAACACGGAATTGCGGCTCTTTTCGAGGGAATTGGCGATCGATCTGGCGCGTACTCCCGCGCTGGCGAGCTGGGAGGCCGATGATCTTGAGGTCGCCGCCGACCTGATCGTGACCATCATGATGACCGCGATCGCCGAACTGCTCGACGGCGACGGCCGGCCCGGGGCGGAGAAGGCCCTGGTCGAGCGCACGGAGAAGCAGATGATCATGGTCATCCTGGGGATGGGGCAGTGGAGGACTCGATGA
- a CDS encoding pirin family protein — MTSEIIRADDRHHWRNEWLTSWQSFPATGNYDLFGNAHGVLVVHNDDVVDPGEGLDAHHHQNMEILTWVVEGAVAHRDSYGNEVVLRPGTIGHMSAGRGITHSERNAGARHDGARLRVVQMWVAPHADGLPPAHAEHDFSAELATGEPVAVASGRAGHPGALPIANRFATLHVARPHRGTTIELPAAPFGHLYVVRGSVVVEDAELAAGDALRTTGAGGLTLTAPDDAEILYWEMHAAFDV; from the coding sequence ATGACCAGCGAGATCATCCGTGCCGACGACCGGCACCACTGGCGCAACGAATGGCTCACGTCGTGGCAGTCGTTCCCGGCCACCGGCAACTACGACCTGTTCGGCAACGCGCACGGCGTGCTGGTGGTGCACAACGACGACGTCGTCGATCCCGGCGAGGGCCTGGACGCCCACCATCACCAGAACATGGAGATCCTCACCTGGGTGGTGGAAGGCGCCGTGGCGCACCGCGATTCGTACGGCAACGAGGTGGTTCTGCGGCCCGGGACAATCGGCCACATGAGCGCCGGGCGCGGAATCACGCACTCCGAGCGCAATGCCGGAGCCCGGCACGACGGCGCGCGCCTGCGAGTGGTGCAGATGTGGGTCGCACCGCACGCCGACGGCCTGCCACCGGCCCACGCCGAGCACGACTTCTCGGCGGAGCTCGCGACCGGAGAACCGGTCGCCGTCGCCTCCGGCCGCGCCGGGCACCCCGGCGCGCTGCCGATCGCGAACCGGTTCGCGACACTGCATGTCGCGCGGCCGCATCGGGGCACGACCATCGAGTTGCCCGCGGCGCCGTTCGGTCACCTGTACGTCGTGCGCGGAAGCGTCGTCGTCGAGGATGCGGAGCTCGCCGCGGGCGACGCCCTGCGGACCACCGGGGCCGGCGGCCTCACCCTGACCGCGCCGGACGACGCGGAAATCCTCTACTGGGAGATGCACGCCGCGTTCGACGTGTGA
- a CDS encoding MarR family transcriptional regulator, translating into MQPLPIDDADPRGVAWRLFIETSARLTTALDEQLRRDAHLTLADFHVMLLLSEAPDGRLRMKEVAERMVFSPSRLTYQVDQLCKRGWLCRERAAEDRRGSYAVLTDDGHEVFATAARDHAALVHRLFHDALSPADGGELATLMRRLADHLDRQDPR; encoded by the coding sequence ATGCAGCCGCTGCCGATCGACGACGCCGACCCCCGCGGCGTCGCCTGGCGCCTGTTCATCGAGACCAGCGCCCGCCTCACCACGGCGCTCGATGAGCAGCTCCGCCGGGACGCGCACCTGACGCTCGCCGACTTCCATGTGATGCTGCTGCTCTCCGAGGCGCCGGATGGGCGCCTGCGGATGAAGGAGGTCGCCGAGCGGATGGTCTTCTCCCCGTCCCGGCTCACCTATCAGGTGGATCAGCTGTGCAAGCGCGGCTGGCTGTGCCGCGAACGGGCCGCCGAGGACCGGCGCGGCAGCTACGCCGTCCTCACCGATGACGGCCACGAGGTGTTCGCGACCGCGGCCCGCGACCACGCCGCGCTGGTGCACCGGCTGTTCCACGATGCCCTGTCCCCCGCCGACGGCGGCGAGCTGGCGACCCTGATGCGCCGGCTCGCCGACCACCTCGACCGACAGGACCCGCGATGA
- a CDS encoding pirin family protein, producing MPAITVDTLTLPRLADAAPAETERTVVSVTTGPRAYEGEGFPVVRAFAGVSSAALDPFVHMDQMGEVEYEPGEPKGTSWHPHRGFETVTYMIDGLFQHQDSAGGGGLITDGATQWMTAGSGILHIETPPAELVESGGTFHGIQLWVNLPAKDKFAAPRYQNLEGSATALVSSSDGGALLRVVAGEVDGHTGPGATHTPITFAHATIAPGAQLSVPWRRDFNALVYVLSGNGTVGPERRPITGGQLAVLGTGDRITVAADAHGQDSHRPAMEVLLLGGLPIREPVVSYGPFVMNTRQQLIEALEDYQAGRLGVIPDDALMPHVAGSDR from the coding sequence ATGCCCGCCATCACCGTCGACACCCTGACCCTGCCCCGCCTGGCCGACGCCGCTCCGGCCGAAACCGAACGCACCGTCGTCTCGGTCACCACCGGTCCCCGCGCCTACGAAGGTGAGGGCTTCCCGGTGGTCCGCGCCTTCGCCGGCGTCTCCTCGGCCGCGCTCGACCCCTTCGTCCACATGGATCAGATGGGCGAGGTGGAGTACGAGCCGGGCGAACCGAAGGGCACCTCGTGGCACCCGCACCGCGGTTTCGAGACCGTCACCTACATGATCGACGGCCTCTTCCAGCACCAGGACTCCGCCGGCGGCGGCGGTCTGATCACCGACGGCGCCACCCAGTGGATGACGGCCGGCTCCGGAATCCTGCACATCGAGACCCCACCGGCCGAACTCGTCGAGTCCGGCGGCACCTTCCACGGCATCCAGCTGTGGGTCAACCTGCCGGCCAAGGACAAGTTCGCCGCACCGCGCTACCAGAATCTGGAAGGCAGCGCGACCGCACTGGTGTCGTCGTCCGACGGCGGGGCGCTGCTGCGCGTCGTCGCCGGTGAGGTCGACGGCCACACCGGGCCGGGCGCCACCCACACCCCGATCACCTTCGCGCATGCGACCATCGCACCGGGCGCTCAGCTCTCGGTGCCGTGGCGCCGCGACTTCAACGCGCTGGTCTACGTGCTGTCCGGCAACGGCACCGTCGGTCCCGAGCGGCGCCCGATCACCGGCGGCCAGCTCGCCGTGCTCGGCACGGGCGACCGGATCACCGTCGCCGCCGACGCCCACGGGCAGGACTCGCATCGCCCGGCGATGGAGGTGCTGCTTCTCGGTGGCCTGCCGATCCGCGAGCCCGTCGTCTCCTACGGCCCGTTCGTCATGAACACGCGGCAGCAGCTGATCGAGGCCCTCGAGGACTACCAGGCCGGACGGCTCGGCGTGATCCCCGACGACGCCCTGATGCCACACGTCGCGGGGAGCGACCGCTGA
- a CDS encoding ferredoxin reductase: MASRLAGLLENLVEATATPYPVDRYLEFVSPMLTWRETHAKVVGLEHRTDRTVTLTLAPTRQWKGHTAGQYIEVSAVVDGVRHRRFFSPANAEQDTKTIELTVTAHDDGFISKHLRDDLGLGDVLTIGAPAGDFQLPAARPGRVILVSGGSGITPVISMLRTLIAEGHSEPITLVHYARTPDDVPYAVELDVAARTLDNVDVQLHYTREADGGHFAPEHLDGLADAEGAQVFLCGPPSLMAAVREYHDERGLSDRLHSEAFTIDTTPVIDPNQPITGTVTYSESETTSENDGRTILEQAEAAGLNPEFGCRMGICFSCTKVRKSGCTRNILTGELDSEADQQIQICVSAPVGDVDIEL, from the coding sequence ATGGCAAGCCGACTCGCAGGCCTCCTGGAGAACCTCGTCGAAGCGACCGCCACCCCGTATCCGGTGGATCGCTACCTGGAATTCGTCTCGCCGATGCTGACCTGGCGTGAGACCCACGCCAAGGTGGTGGGCCTCGAGCACCGCACCGACCGCACCGTGACCCTGACCCTCGCGCCGACGCGACAGTGGAAGGGCCACACCGCCGGTCAGTACATCGAGGTCAGCGCCGTGGTCGATGGTGTTCGCCATCGCCGGTTCTTCTCCCCGGCCAACGCCGAGCAGGACACCAAGACCATCGAGCTGACGGTCACCGCGCACGACGACGGCTTCATCTCCAAGCACCTGCGCGACGACCTCGGCCTGGGCGACGTGCTGACCATCGGCGCTCCCGCCGGCGATTTCCAGCTCCCCGCCGCGCGCCCCGGGCGCGTGATCCTGGTCAGCGGCGGCAGCGGCATTACACCTGTCATCTCAATGTTGCGCACCTTGATCGCCGAAGGACACTCCGAGCCGATCACGCTCGTGCACTACGCCCGCACCCCCGACGACGTGCCCTACGCCGTCGAACTGGACGTCGCGGCGCGGACCCTCGACAACGTCGACGTCCAGCTCCACTACACCCGCGAGGCCGACGGCGGACACTTCGCACCGGAGCATCTCGACGGACTCGCCGACGCCGAGGGTGCACAGGTGTTCCTGTGCGGACCGCCGTCGCTGATGGCCGCCGTCCGCGAATACCACGACGAGCGCGGGCTGTCCGACCGGCTGCACAGCGAGGCCTTCACCATCGACACCACCCCGGTGATCGACCCGAACCAGCCGATCACCGGCACCGTCACATACTCCGAGTCCGAGACGACGAGCGAGAACGACGGCCGCACCATCCTGGAGCAGGCCGAGGCCGCCGGACTGAATCCGGAATTCGGCTGCCGCATGGGGATCTGCTTCTCGTGCACCAAGGTCCGCAAGTCCGGCTGCACCCGCAACATCCTGACCGGCGAACTCGACTCGGAAGCCGATCAGCAGATCCAGATCTGTGTCAGCGCCCCGGTCGGCGACGTCGACATCGAACTCTGA
- a CDS encoding alpha/beta hydrolase, which produces MRSEERSLTGSRGRTIVYDVHRPDGDPVGVIALVHGLGEHAGRYGHVVSRLTGAGYLVVAPDHAGHGRSSGTLAEVRDFGDFGDDLHRVIAAVWTGDLPLYVLGHSMGGAIALRYALDHPDDLTGLVLSGPAVMPGDDLSPLMIKAAPVLGKLVPRLPAAALSASAVSRDPAVVAAYENDPLVWHGKIPAGLGGALIGAMGEFPARLPTLRVPTLALHGGRDVLANPDGTRMIGELGGGGDVTVKIYPELYHEIFNEPEQDEVQGDVLAWLGEHPGSSVAR; this is translated from the coding sequence GTGAGGTCGGAGGAACGCTCGCTGACCGGTTCGCGCGGCCGGACCATCGTGTACGACGTCCATCGCCCCGACGGTGACCCGGTGGGTGTCATCGCCCTGGTGCACGGACTCGGTGAACACGCCGGCCGGTACGGGCACGTGGTGTCCCGGCTGACCGGCGCCGGTTACCTGGTGGTCGCGCCCGATCACGCCGGACACGGCCGGTCGTCCGGCACCCTCGCCGAGGTGCGGGACTTCGGCGATTTCGGCGACGACCTGCACCGGGTGATCGCCGCGGTGTGGACCGGCGACCTTCCGCTGTACGTCCTCGGACACAGCATGGGCGGCGCGATCGCGCTGCGCTACGCGCTCGACCACCCCGACGACCTCACCGGTCTGGTGCTCTCCGGGCCCGCCGTGATGCCGGGCGACGACCTCTCGCCGCTGATGATCAAGGCGGCGCCGGTGCTCGGGAAGCTGGTGCCGCGGCTGCCCGCGGCGGCGCTGTCGGCGTCGGCGGTGAGCCGCGACCCGGCCGTGGTGGCGGCCTACGAGAACGACCCGCTGGTCTGGCACGGGAAGATCCCGGCCGGGCTCGGCGGCGCACTGATCGGCGCGATGGGGGAGTTCCCCGCACGGCTGCCGACGCTGCGGGTGCCGACCCTGGCGCTGCACGGCGGCCGCGACGTCCTCGCCAACCCCGACGGCACCCGGATGATCGGCGAGCTCGGCGGTGGCGGCGACGTGACCGTGAAGATCTATCCCGAGCTGTACCACGAGATCTTCAACGAGCCCGAACAGGACGAGGTGCAGGGCGACGTGCTCGCGTGGCTGGGCGAGCACCCCGGATCCTCAGTAGCCCGTTGA
- a CDS encoding acyl-CoA desaturase — protein sequence MAINITDYFKSDKKSDVIEVDLTAAQVEQIGAELDELRARVVADLGQSDRDYIYGIIEAQRKLEFAGRAMMYVPFIPPVWLAGVASLGVAKILDNMEIGHNVMHGQYDWMREDTYNSREFDWDNVCPGDQWKHSHNYLHHTFTNVLDEDRDIGYGILRMARDQKWNPYFLGNLAYATALMLLFEWGVMLHDLEAENLVQGKRKWSDVKGLVKGMWHKASKQVAKDYILWPALTGPFFVTTLIGNAGANLIRNVWAYSIIFCGHFPTGAQTFTKEETANETKGEWYLRQMLGSANIEGGDLFHIMSGNLSHQIEHHLFPDVPANRYPEMAKEVRAICEKYGLPYNTGNLRHQLGSTWMKIAKLSLPNSFTADDNNIVLNIEREHDASKATRSEKVA from the coding sequence ATGGCCATCAACATCACCGACTACTTCAAGAGCGACAAGAAGTCCGACGTCATCGAGGTCGATCTGACCGCCGCGCAGGTGGAACAGATCGGTGCCGAACTCGACGAGCTGCGCGCCCGCGTCGTCGCCGACCTGGGTCAGTCCGATCGCGATTACATCTACGGCATCATCGAGGCGCAGCGGAAGCTGGAGTTCGCCGGCCGCGCCATGATGTACGTCCCGTTCATCCCGCCAGTGTGGCTGGCCGGCGTCGCCTCGCTCGGTGTCGCCAAGATCCTCGACAACATGGAGATCGGCCACAACGTGATGCACGGCCAGTACGACTGGATGCGCGAGGACACCTACAACTCGCGCGAGTTCGACTGGGACAACGTCTGCCCGGGCGACCAGTGGAAGCACAGCCACAACTACCTGCACCACACCTTCACCAACGTGCTCGACGAGGACCGCGACATCGGCTACGGCATCCTCCGGATGGCCCGCGACCAGAAGTGGAACCCCTACTTCCTGGGCAACCTCGCCTACGCGACCGCACTCATGCTGCTCTTCGAGTGGGGCGTCATGCTGCACGACCTCGAGGCTGAAAACCTGGTCCAGGGCAAGCGCAAGTGGAGCGACGTCAAGGGCCTGGTCAAGGGCATGTGGCACAAGGCCAGCAAGCAGGTCGCCAAGGACTACATCCTGTGGCCCGCACTGACCGGACCGTTCTTCGTCACCACGCTGATCGGCAACGCCGGCGCCAACCTGATCCGCAACGTCTGGGCGTACTCGATCATCTTCTGCGGCCACTTCCCGACCGGCGCGCAGACCTTCACCAAGGAGGAGACGGCGAACGAGACGAAGGGCGAGTGGTACCTGCGCCAGATGCTCGGCTCCGCCAACATCGAGGGCGGCGACCTGTTCCACATCATGAGCGGCAACCTGAGCCACCAGATCGAGCACCACCTGTTCCCCGACGTCCCGGCCAACCGCTACCCGGAGATGGCCAAGGAGGTCCGGGCGATCTGCGAGAAGTACGGCCTGCCCTACAACACCGGCAACCTGCGTCATCAGCTCGGCTCCACCTGGATGAAGATCGCCAAGCTGTCGCTGCCGAACTCGTTCACCGCCGATGACAACAACATCGTGCTGAACATCGAGCGCGAGCACGACGCGAGCAAGGCGACCCGCTCCGAGAAGGTGGCCTGA
- a CDS encoding serine/threonine-protein kinase, translating into MSDELVGTRFGPYRIDGLIGRGGMGAVYRAYDTVRDREVALKLLGGSGADDGTFAERFRRECHLVAKLGEPHIIPIHDYGQIDGRLYLDMRLVDGENLRQVLRREGALPPEKAIDIVSQVGDALDAAHAAGLVHRDVKPENILLTPTGFAYLVDFGIAHDDADPGLTKTGTAIGSTSYLAPEQFDNAPVSPASDVYSLSAVLFELLTGRAPFYGESVSAIIKAAVLNDVPAPSTVNPAVPASLDPVLACGLAKSPAQRFATAGDLGRAAKQALSGGGVTVVMPTGVIPGPTEVHATGPEAGAAYSATQLRASGPQPLGPQVSGPQVTGPYGAPPMYSGPIGYQQPPESGRATNYVLAGLIGLLIAVLAGLGIAWGLGVFGGSGDDSSAAPSSTTTLTSTVTPDGATTVAAPPSWSTPCSSTEGIGSGVTSCEFAASVRAAYLAAGPKGGARVISAYSPVTGVNYTMSCGPEGDIVVCRGGNNAIVHIY; encoded by the coding sequence ATGAGTGACGAGTTGGTGGGGACTCGGTTCGGCCCGTATCGGATCGACGGCCTGATCGGGCGCGGCGGGATGGGCGCGGTGTACCGCGCCTACGACACGGTCCGCGACCGCGAGGTGGCGCTGAAGCTGCTCGGCGGCTCGGGTGCCGACGACGGCACGTTCGCCGAGCGATTCCGCCGCGAGTGCCACCTGGTCGCCAAGCTCGGCGAACCGCACATCATCCCGATCCACGACTACGGGCAGATCGACGGCCGCCTCTACCTCGACATGCGGCTGGTGGACGGCGAGAACCTGCGCCAGGTGCTGCGTCGCGAGGGCGCGCTGCCGCCGGAGAAGGCGATCGACATCGTGTCCCAGGTCGGCGACGCGCTCGACGCCGCGCACGCAGCCGGGCTGGTGCACCGCGATGTGAAGCCGGAGAACATCCTGCTCACGCCCACCGGATTCGCGTACCTGGTCGACTTCGGCATCGCGCACGACGACGCCGACCCCGGTCTGACCAAGACCGGCACCGCGATCGGCTCCACGTCGTACCTGGCGCCCGAGCAGTTCGACAACGCACCGGTCTCACCGGCCTCGGATGTGTACTCGCTCTCGGCGGTCCTCTTCGAACTGCTCACCGGTCGCGCCCCGTTCTACGGTGAGTCGGTCAGCGCCATCATCAAGGCGGCCGTCCTGAACGACGTGCCCGCGCCGAGCACGGTGAATCCGGCGGTGCCGGCGTCGCTCGATCCGGTGCTGGCCTGCGGGCTCGCCAAGAGTCCGGCGCAGCGCTTCGCCACCGCCGGTGATCTCGGCCGCGCCGCGAAACAGGCCCTCTCCGGCGGCGGCGTGACGGTCGTGATGCCGACCGGGGTGATCCCCGGCCCCACGGAGGTCCATGCCACCGGCCCGGAGGCGGGTGCGGCGTATTCGGCGACGCAGCTGCGTGCGAGCGGGCCGCAGCCGCTCGGACCGCAGGTCTCCGGGCCGCAGGTGACCGGCCCCTACGGTGCGCCGCCGATGTACTCCGGGCCGATCGGCTACCAGCAGCCGCCCGAGAGCGGCCGCGCCACCAACTACGTGCTGGCCGGTCTCATCGGCCTGTTGATCGCGGTCCTCGCCGGCCTCGGCATCGCGTGGGGGCTGGGCGTCTTCGGCGGCAGTGGCGACGATTCGTCCGCCGCGCCGTCGTCGACCACCACCCTGACCAGCACCGTCACCCCGGACGGCGCCACCACGGTGGCGGCTCCGCCGTCCTGGTCGACCCCGTGCTCATCGACGGAGGGAATCGGCAGCGGGGTGACGAGTTGCGAGTTCGCGGCGAGTGTCCGCGCCGCCTATCTGGCCGCGGGCCCGAAGGGTGGCGCCCGCGTCATCAGTGCCTACAGCCCGGTGACCGGCGTGAACTACACGATGTCGTGCGGTCCGGAAGGCGACATCGTCGTCTGCCGGGGCGGCAACAACGCCATCGTCCACATCTACTGA
- a CDS encoding M20/M25/M40 family metallo-hydrolase, which translates to MTPNPLADRVDAHLDLARSDLAALVAHASVHGDPARAEAGRLSAEWVAGRFGELGFACEVIVTSDGSRAVVGHRPGPAGSRTVALYSHHDVQPAGDESLWNTPPFELTERDGRWYGRGAADCKGNVIAHLTALRALGDDASCGIRIIIEGSEEAGGEGLDHLVRERPELFDADLILIGDTGNVEVGVPTLTTSLRGVVNVRVRVAALAGAVHSGQFGGAAPDAMAALIALLGTLRDADGDTTIDGLPADQTWAGAAYPVDRFRTDAGVLPGADVLGSGTPADMVWARPAVTVIGVDAPGIDDCAAAVVPVASALLNLRIPPGVDPQRAYDALAAHLRAHVPWHCDLRVSAEAMGAPFAPATDGPGYAALTAAMSEAYDGAAVVQSGQGGSIPLCTALAEAVPGAEIALLGVEEPRCAIHAPNESVDPAEIRRTALAEALLLSRF; encoded by the coding sequence ATGACACCGAACCCCCTCGCCGACCGCGTCGACGCTCATCTGGATCTCGCCCGTTCCGACCTGGCCGCGCTGGTGGCCCACGCCTCCGTTCACGGCGACCCCGCGCGCGCCGAAGCGGGCCGGCTCAGCGCCGAATGGGTGGCCGGCCGCTTCGGCGAGCTGGGCTTCGCGTGCGAAGTGATCGTCACCTCCGACGGCTCACGCGCCGTCGTCGGCCACCGGCCCGGTCCGGCAGGCAGCCGCACCGTGGCCCTCTACAGCCACCACGACGTGCAGCCCGCCGGGGACGAATCCCTTTGGAACACACCGCCTTTCGAGCTGACCGAGCGAGACGGCCGCTGGTACGGCCGCGGCGCCGCCGACTGCAAGGGCAACGTGATCGCACATCTCACCGCGCTGCGGGCACTGGGCGACGATGCGTCGTGCGGAATCCGGATCATCATCGAGGGCTCCGAGGAGGCCGGCGGCGAGGGACTGGACCACCTGGTGCGCGAACGGCCGGAACTGTTCGACGCCGACCTGATCCTGATCGGCGACACCGGCAACGTCGAGGTCGGTGTACCGACGCTGACCACCAGCCTGCGCGGTGTGGTGAATGTGCGCGTTCGGGTGGCGGCGCTGGCCGGTGCGGTGCACTCCGGCCAGTTCGGCGGTGCCGCTCCGGATGCGATGGCGGCGCTGATCGCCCTGCTCGGCACGCTGCGGGATGCCGACGGCGACACCACGATCGACGGCCTGCCCGCCGATCAGACCTGGGCCGGAGCCGCCTATCCGGTGGACCGCTTCCGCACCGATGCCGGCGTGCTGCCCGGCGCCGACGTGCTCGGCTCCGGCACCCCGGCGGACATGGTCTGGGCACGACCCGCCGTGACGGTGATCGGTGTCGACGCCCCCGGCATCGACGACTGCGCGGCGGCCGTCGTGCCCGTCGCGTCGGCACTGCTGAATCTGCGGATCCCGCCGGGCGTCGACCCGCAGCGGGCGTACGACGCGCTCGCCGCGCACCTGCGCGCCCACGTGCCGTGGCACTGCGACCTGCGGGTCAGCGCCGAGGCGATGGGCGCACCGTTCGCGCCGGCCACCGACGGCCCCGGCTACGCGGCGCTCACCGCGGCGATGTCGGAGGCGTATGACGGAGCCGCCGTGGTCCAGTCCGGGCAGGGCGGCTCCATTCCGCTGTGCACCGCGCTCGCCGAGGCCGTCCCGGGCGCCGAGATCGCGCTCCTCGGCGTGGAGGAACCGCGGTGCGCGATCCACGCGCCGAACGAGAGCGTCGATCCGGCCGAGATCCGCCGCACGGCCCTGGCGGAGGCGCTGCTGCTGAGCCGGTTCTGA